GCTCCGTTCGGGCATGCGGGCAGCCGGTTGATGGAGTGGGCGTTCGAGACGCGCACGTTCCGCGAGATGGGGCTGCACGGAACGACGGCGGGATCTCGCGGCGTCGACGAGGCGTTTGCCAGCCAATGGGCTCCGGGCATCGGTGTGGAGATCATGGGGCGCAACAAGTTCGGCCCGATCCGCGGGCCCTGGGCGGACGAGGAGTGGAAGGGCTGGTGGGGTGACGACCCGGTCTTTCACACCCCGGTCATCGTGCTGACCCACCATCCGCGGCCGCCGCTGGAGATGGCCGGCGGGACCACGTTCCATTTCGTCGACGCCGACCCGGTCGCCGCGCTGGCGCAGGCCCGGGCCCTGGCCGGCGGCCTGGACGTCCGGATCGGCGGCGGGGTCAGCACGGTGCGCCAGTTCCTCGAGGCCGACCTGATCGACCACCTGCACATCGTCGTCGTGCCGATCATTCTGGGCCGGGGCGAGCGGCTCTGGGACGGCCTTGAGGGCCTCGAGGAGCGTTTCGCCATCGAGGTGACTCCGTCGCCGTCCGGCGTCATCCATCTGATCTTGACCCGACGCGCCTCCGAGTAGACGAGGCCATCGATTCCCGCCGAGCCCGCGGATCGTCACAAACCACCGAAACCACCCAGCCGGCGCCGCCCACCGCGCGCACGATGAACGCCATGGAGGTCTGGTCGCTGGCGGTCGTGGTGGCTCTCGCGCTGGCCTTCGACCTGACCAACGGCTTCCACGACTCGTCGAACTCGCTGGCCGCCCCGGTCGCGACCCGGGCGATGACCCCCGGCCAGGCGCTGACCGTCACCACGGTCTTCACCGTGCTCGGGCCGATCATCGCCGGCACCGCGGTCGCCGACACCGTCGGCGGGCTGGTCGAGATCGACACCGGTGACGTGCTGCAGATCCTGGTCGCCGCGCTGCTCGCGGCGGTCGGCTGGAACCTGCTGACCTGGTGGTTCGGGCTGCCCTCGTCGTCCTCGCACGCGCTGGTCGGCGGCCTGGTCGGGGCGGGCATGGCGACCGCGGGGGTGGCCGCGGTGAACTGGGGCGGCTTCGACGGCTGGCGGCCGGTCGGGGTGCTCGGGGTCCTGGTCGCGCTGGCCGCGTCCCCGCTGATCGGCGGGTTTGCCGGGTGGGCGATGGACGCCTCGGCCCGGCGGGCGCTGCGCCGGGCCGATCGCCGGGTGACCGGGCCGCTCAAGGCCGGGCAGTGGTTCACGTCGGCGGCGCTGGCGTTCGCGCACGGGACCAACGACGCGCAGAAGACCATGGGCCTGATCACGCTGGCCCTGGTCGCGGCGGGTGCGCTGCCGGCGTTCGTGGTGCCGACCTGGGTCAAGGTCGCCTGCGCGGTGGCGATGACGCTGGGCACGGCGCTGGGCGGGTGGCGCATCGTGCGCACCGTCGGCCGGGGCATCTACCGGATCCGACCCCTGGACGGGCTGGCCAGCCAGGGAGCGAGCACCCTGGTGATCGGCGGCGCGGCCGCGTTGGGCGCGCCGGTCAGCACGACGCACGTGGTGGCCTCGTCGGTGGTCGGCGTGGGTGCCGCGCGGCGCAAGCGACACGTCCGCTGGCGGGTGGTCCGGGAGATTCTGCTGGCCTGGATCGTCACGCTGCCCGGTTGCGCGGTGTTGGGCGCGGCGATCGCGTGGGTGGAGGGAGCGTGGCGATGAGGCTGCACTGGTTCCTGCCGGAGACCCCGGACGTGCTGGGCACGCTGGCCACCCAGGCCGACGTGACCGTGCGGGGCCTGACCGCCTTCGCCGCCTGGGCCGGCGGCGCCGCCGACCAGGGGCCGGTGGTCCGGGCCACCGAACACGAGGCGGACGGGATCCGCCGGACCCTGCAGGCCCAGTTGCGGCAGGCGTTCAGCACACCGATCGACCAGGAGGACCTCTACAGCCTGTCCGAGCTGCTGGACGACGTGCTCAACGCGGCCAAGAACATCGTCCGCGAGGCCGAGGTGCTGGCCGTCGAGCCGGACGAGCGGGCCGCCGAACTGGCCGCCGACCTGCTCGAGGGCATGACCCACATCCGCGCCGCCTTCGCCCAGCTGACCGGCAAGAACGACGTGGCCACCACCGAGGCCGACGCGGCGCTGGCCGCCGAGCGGCGCATGGAGAAGGTGTACCGGCGGGCCATGCAGGAGCTGTTGTCCGACGAGGACCTGCGCCAGGTGGTGGCCCGGCGTGAGCTGTACCGGCGGCTGCTGGAGGCCGGGGAGCGGCTGGCCGCGGTGGCCGAGCGGATCTGGTACGCCGTGGTGAAAGAGGGGTAGGGGGTGAGCGCGGTATCGGGATGGGGTGGCCTGCGGACGGCGTTGACGGCCGCCGCGATGCACCCCGCCGACACCGACCTCGATGCCGTCCGCACGCTGGCCCGCGACGCCGGCCTGCGGTGCGTCGTGCTCGTCGAGGGGGTCAGCGACGCGCAGGCGGTGACCGCGGCGGCCGAGCGGCGGCGCCTGGACCTGCGGGCCGAGCGGGTCTGCGTGGTCCCGATGGGCGGGGCCACCAACATCGCCCACTACGTCGACCTGCTGGGACCGGACCGGCTCGAGGTCCGGGTGGCCGGCCTGTACGACGTCGCCGAGGAGACCTACTTTCGTCGCGCGTTGCGGGTGGCCGACGGGCCGGGCCCGGTCCGCCGCGCGCTGGCCGCGCACGACTTCTTCGCCTGCGTCGAGGATCTGGAGGCCGAGTTGATCCGGGCGGCCGGCATCGCCGGGGTCGAACAGGTCATCCGGGCCAACGGTGACGGACGCGCCCTGGACACGTTCCGGCGCCAACCCGACCAGCGGGACCGGGCCCCCGAGCGGCAGGTGCGCCGGTTTCTGGGCACGATGAGCGGCCGCAAGTCCCACTACGGGCGGGCCATCGTCGAGGCGCTGCCCCCCTCGGCGCTCCCGGCGCCGCTGGAGGCGTTGCTGACGGCCGTCACCGATCCGATGACGGGTTGATCCACGCTCCGTGGGGGAACTGCGCCCCCATGGTGTCTCCCCCACTCCGCGTGACCCTTTCGATCGCCGCCGCGCTGGCCTGCGGTGTCGTCGCGACGCCAGCCCAGGCCGCCGAGCCGGTGCTCCGGCAGGCCGTGTCCGGCTCCTTCGGCACGACGGCCACCGGCATCAGCTTCGAGCCGGCCCCCGGCCGGGGTTGCTGGCTGACCGTCACCGGGACCATCGTCTTCCCCGGCCCGGCCGATCCGACCCCGGACGCCGGCATCGTCGGCACCGCCGACGGCGTGACCACCGCGCTGGTCGACGCCTCCTGCGACCAGGCCCAGGCCGCTCCCCCCGGCACCTACGCCGACGTGTTCCGCTCCACCGGCACGTTCGTGGGCACCATCGGCGGCGAACCGGTGACCGGCACCCGGTCTACCGGGGCCGCACCGCGCCCGGCGGGCAGATCGACGCCGAGATCTCCATCCGCGACGGCCGGGTCAGCGCCACCCTGACCGCCGACGCCGCCGTCCTGCGCGGCGGCAGCTACGCGGGCACCATCCGGAGCTGACCGCCGGCGCCGGCGAGATCGGGCGGAGGCCATGGTGACCCGGCGGGCCGCCCGGACTGCCGGAAATCGTTGCGCTCGGTGGCTGCCTTTGGCACTACGACGGGACGAGGGTTCCGGTGTCTGCCCTTGGCGGACAAGGGCTTCCCGCCCGCAGCGACGCTCACCTCCTCGCCAGTGATCGTTCGGCTCGATCGGTTGATCGGGAGGACTTGCACGGTTCGGAACGGTTCACGACA
This genomic window from Nakamurella multipartita DSM 44233 contains:
- a CDS encoding dihydrofolate reductase family protein, giving the protein MSLVRVHNFSVSLDGFGTGEGQQLDAPFGHAGSRLMEWAFETRTFREMGLHGTTAGSRGVDEAFASQWAPGIGVEIMGRNKFGPIRGPWADEEWKGWWGDDPVFHTPVIVLTHHPRPPLEMAGGTTFHFVDADPVAALAQARALAGGLDVRIGGGVSTVRQFLEADLIDHLHIVVVPIILGRGERLWDGLEGLEERFAIEVTPSPSGVIHLILTRRASE
- a CDS encoding inorganic phosphate transporter, which gives rise to MNAMEVWSLAVVVALALAFDLTNGFHDSSNSLAAPVATRAMTPGQALTVTTVFTVLGPIIAGTAVADTVGGLVEIDTGDVLQILVAALLAAVGWNLLTWWFGLPSSSSHALVGGLVGAGMATAGVAAVNWGGFDGWRPVGVLGVLVALAASPLIGGFAGWAMDASARRALRRADRRVTGPLKAGQWFTSAALAFAHGTNDAQKTMGLITLALVAAGALPAFVVPTWVKVACAVAMTLGTALGGWRIVRTVGRGIYRIRPLDGLASQGASTLVIGGAAALGAPVSTTHVVASSVVGVGAARRKRHVRWRVVREILLAWIVTLPGCAVLGAAIAWVEGAWR
- a CDS encoding DUF47 domain-containing protein, translated to MRLHWFLPETPDVLGTLATQADVTVRGLTAFAAWAGGAADQGPVVRATEHEADGIRRTLQAQLRQAFSTPIDQEDLYSLSELLDDVLNAAKNIVREAEVLAVEPDERAAELAADLLEGMTHIRAAFAQLTGKNDVATTEADAALAAERRMEKVYRRAMQELLSDEDLRQVVARRELYRRLLEAGERLAAVAERIWYAVVKEG
- a CDS encoding TOPRIM nucleotidyl transferase/hydrolase domain-containing protein, with product MSAVSGWGGLRTALTAAAMHPADTDLDAVRTLARDAGLRCVVLVEGVSDAQAVTAAAERRRLDLRAERVCVVPMGGATNIAHYVDLLGPDRLEVRVAGLYDVAEETYFRRALRVADGPGPVRRALAAHDFFACVEDLEAELIRAAGIAGVEQVIRANGDGRALDTFRRQPDQRDRAPERQVRRFLGTMSGRKSHYGRAIVEALPPSALPAPLEALLTAVTDPMTG